The following proteins are encoded in a genomic region of Thermococcus henrietii:
- the gcvPB gene encoding aminomethyl-transferring glycine dehydrogenase subunit GcvPB — protein sequence MFRQAKWDEPLIFELSREGRVGYTLPKPIEDLEVKIPEKLKRKSTLNLPELSEPEIVKHYTRLSEMNYGVDSGIYPLGSCTMKYNPKINEEIAGHPGVAYVHPYQDERTVQGALRIMWELEQWLKEITGMDRFTLQPAAGANGEFTGVSIIRAYHLDNGEPQRDEMLVADSAHGTNPASAAMAGFKVIEIPSTEEGTMDLEALENAVGERTAGLMLTNPNTLGIFEDEILEIAKIVHKAGGLLYYDGANLNAVLGKVRPGDMGFDVVHLNLHKTFSTPHGGGGPGSGPVGVKDFLKDYLPVPLVSYDEENDRYYLDYNVPKSIGKVKELYGNFAVMVRALVYLKVMGRDGLKNASEMAVLNANYLTRKLLGTRGYELPGKTLRKHETVFSAEPMKKETGVTAMDVAKRLLDFGLHAPTVYFPLIVHEALMIEPTETVSREELDAYVEALKRISEEAYSNPEVVKGAPHNTAVRRVDDVLAAKKPVLSWRMYLELKEKGQVDY from the coding sequence ATGTTCCGCCAGGCTAAGTGGGACGAACCCCTCATCTTCGAGCTTTCGAGAGAGGGGAGGGTCGGCTATACGTTGCCGAAGCCGATTGAGGATTTGGAGGTTAAAATCCCGGAGAAGCTCAAAAGGAAGAGCACTCTCAACCTTCCCGAGCTGAGCGAGCCGGAGATAGTGAAGCACTACACGCGTTTGAGCGAGATGAACTACGGCGTCGATTCCGGCATCTATCCCCTCGGCTCATGCACCATGAAGTACAACCCCAAGATAAACGAGGAGATAGCCGGTCACCCCGGGGTTGCCTACGTCCACCCGTATCAGGACGAGAGAACCGTCCAGGGCGCGCTTAGGATAATGTGGGAGCTGGAGCAGTGGCTCAAAGAGATAACCGGCATGGACCGCTTTACTCTACAGCCCGCCGCGGGGGCGAACGGTGAATTCACCGGCGTTTCCATAATCCGTGCCTATCACTTAGACAACGGCGAACCCCAGAGGGACGAGATGCTGGTGGCCGATTCCGCCCACGGAACGAATCCGGCCAGTGCGGCGATGGCCGGCTTCAAGGTCATCGAGATTCCCTCAACGGAAGAGGGGACGATGGACTTGGAGGCCCTTGAGAACGCCGTGGGCGAAAGGACAGCGGGATTAATGCTTACCAACCCCAACACCCTCGGCATCTTCGAGGACGAGATACTCGAGATAGCGAAGATAGTCCACAAAGCCGGTGGCCTGCTCTACTACGATGGTGCCAACTTAAACGCCGTCCTCGGAAAGGTTAGACCAGGCGACATGGGCTTCGACGTCGTTCACCTCAACCTGCACAAGACGTTCTCAACACCGCACGGCGGAGGGGGGCCTGGAAGCGGACCAGTTGGAGTTAAAGACTTCCTCAAGGACTACCTACCCGTTCCACTGGTGAGCTACGACGAGGAGAACGACCGCTACTACCTCGACTACAACGTGCCCAAGAGCATAGGGAAGGTGAAGGAGCTCTACGGCAACTTCGCGGTCATGGTGAGGGCCCTGGTTTACCTCAAGGTCATGGGCAGGGACGGGCTGAAGAACGCAAGCGAGATGGCCGTTCTCAACGCCAACTACCTGACAAGGAAGCTTTTGGGAACAAGGGGCTACGAGTTGCCCGGCAAGACACTGAGGAAACACGAGACCGTCTTTTCAGCCGAACCTATGAAGAAGGAAACCGGTGTTACCGCGATGGACGTGGCGAAGAGGTTGCTCGACTTTGGACTGCACGCGCCTACCGTCTACTTCCCGCTGATTGTGCACGAGGCGCTTATGATTGAGCCGACCGAGACGGTCAGCAGGGAGGAGCTCGATGCCTACGTCGAGGCCCTGAAGAGGATAAGCGAGGAGGCCTACAGCAACCCGGAGGTCGTCAAGGGCGCTCCCCACAACACCGCCGTGAGGCGCGTTGATGACGTCTTGGCTGCCAAGAAGCCAGTTCTCAGCTGGAGGATGTACCTTGAGCTGAAGGAGAAGGGCCAGGTGGATTACTGA
- the gcvPA gene encoding aminomethyl-transferring glycine dehydrogenase subunit GcvPA codes for MGKHYLPNLAQKDEMLKEIGFSSIEELFSDVPEGMVKEFNLPEGKSEYEVFLELNEVLSKNKTVLEMPSFLGAGTYFHYVPAHVKYLIERSEFLTAYTPYQPEISQGMLQALFEYQSMMAELYGLPVVNSSMYDWGTAIAEAALMTVRLHRGKRKRFVIPKAISPEKKAVIETYTRGANLEIVEVPWDESGKLDIEKLKEAVENSAGVYVEMANFFGLVEENVREIGEIAKEAGAYFVVGADPTMLGIFEAPGELGADIAVGEASYLGNPMNFGGPRAGIFAVRDDKKIIRQMPGRIIGMTKDADGKRAFVMTLQTREQHIRRAKATSNICSNEALVAVASAIHLASLGPKGLKELGEVILKNTAYLKRRLSEVAEIPFEGIYFKDVPARFERPYSEIHEALLARGIHGGYYIGEHFPELGETALFSATETTRKEWVDALIEALKEVA; via the coding sequence ATGGGAAAGCACTACCTTCCCAACCTCGCCCAGAAGGATGAAATGCTGAAGGAAATCGGCTTCAGCTCAATCGAAGAGCTCTTCTCGGACGTCCCCGAGGGAATGGTGAAGGAGTTCAACCTCCCGGAGGGAAAGAGCGAGTACGAGGTCTTCCTTGAGCTCAACGAGGTCCTCTCAAAGAACAAAACCGTCCTCGAGATGCCGAGCTTCCTCGGAGCTGGAACTTACTTCCACTACGTCCCGGCTCATGTTAAGTACCTCATCGAGAGGAGCGAGTTCCTCACCGCTTACACCCCCTACCAGCCCGAGATAAGCCAGGGGATGCTCCAGGCTCTCTTTGAGTACCAGAGTATGATGGCCGAGCTCTACGGCCTGCCGGTCGTCAACTCCTCGATGTACGACTGGGGAACTGCCATAGCGGAAGCCGCTTTGATGACCGTCAGACTCCACAGGGGCAAGAGGAAGCGCTTCGTGATTCCGAAGGCGATAAGCCCGGAGAAGAAGGCCGTCATCGAGACCTACACGCGCGGTGCGAACCTTGAGATAGTCGAGGTTCCCTGGGACGAGAGCGGTAAGCTCGACATCGAGAAGCTAAAGGAGGCCGTTGAAAATTCGGCTGGTGTTTACGTCGAGATGGCCAACTTCTTCGGTCTCGTTGAGGAGAACGTGAGGGAGATAGGCGAGATAGCCAAGGAAGCCGGAGCCTACTTCGTCGTTGGGGCTGACCCCACGATGCTCGGAATCTTTGAGGCGCCGGGCGAGCTTGGAGCTGATATAGCGGTCGGCGAGGCTTCATACCTCGGCAATCCCATGAACTTCGGCGGGCCGAGGGCCGGGATTTTCGCGGTGAGGGACGACAAGAAGATAATCCGCCAGATGCCGGGCAGGATAATCGGAATGACGAAAGATGCTGATGGAAAGAGGGCTTTCGTCATGACGCTCCAGACGAGGGAACAGCACATCAGACGCGCTAAAGCTACGTCGAACATCTGCTCCAATGAAGCACTCGTTGCCGTTGCTTCCGCCATACACCTGGCCAGCCTCGGACCGAAGGGCCTGAAGGAGCTCGGCGAGGTCATACTCAAGAACACCGCCTACTTAAAGAGGAGGCTGAGCGAGGTTGCCGAGATTCCCTTTGAGGGCATCTACTTCAAGGACGTGCCGGCTCGCTTCGAAAGGCCGTACAGCGAGATACACGAGGCCCTTCTCGCGAGGGGAATACACGGCGGCTACTACATCGGGGAGCACTTCCCCGAGCTTGGCGAAACCGCGCTCTTCTCGGCAACTGAAACGACGAGAAAGGAATGGGTAGATGCCCTAATCGAGGCCCTCAAGGAGGTGGCCTGA
- a CDS encoding HAD family hydrolase, whose translation MIIGFDFDGTLVDSYSCIEEAFKRALEKRYRWLPGKALWAKLLTKIELQFERPSLGGHKKTHKPPFFLRTKFFETWFIERAKLSRPIDDAPELLKKLKEEDHTVISFSAEDFIDGMKVKRLKMAGIYDLFDDVIVFGRKMTLDEAFQLVREKYGNETFIWVDDKPWRFIGRGDENTEFVWYYFPFTARFIEKNREKLALIPHLHVIRDLWSLLDVIENVKKGKHPER comes from the coding sequence ATGATAATCGGCTTCGACTTCGACGGAACGCTCGTGGACAGCTACTCCTGCATAGAGGAGGCCTTCAAAAGAGCCCTTGAGAAGCGCTACCGCTGGCTCCCGGGGAAGGCGCTGTGGGCGAAGCTGTTGACCAAAATCGAGCTCCAGTTCGAGAGGCCGAGCCTTGGGGGTCATAAAAAGACCCACAAACCGCCGTTCTTCCTCCGGACGAAGTTCTTCGAGACGTGGTTCATCGAGAGGGCGAAGCTTAGTCGGCCCATAGACGACGCCCCTGAGCTACTTAAAAAGCTCAAGGAAGAGGACCACACGGTCATCTCCTTCTCGGCAGAGGACTTCATAGACGGCATGAAGGTCAAACGGCTGAAGATGGCCGGCATCTACGACCTCTTCGACGACGTTATCGTCTTTGGTAGGAAGATGACGCTCGACGAGGCCTTTCAGCTCGTTCGGGAGAAATACGGGAACGAGACCTTCATCTGGGTGGACGACAAGCCCTGGCGCTTCATCGGCAGGGGCGACGAGAACACGGAGTTCGTGTGGTACTACTTTCCGTTTACCGCCAGATTCATCGAGAAAAATCGAGAAAAACTGGCCTTGATTCCGCACCTTCACGTCATAAGGGACCTTTGGAGCCTGCTCGATGTGATTGAGAACGTCAAAAAGGGAAAACATCCAGAACGATAA
- a CDS encoding metallophosphoesterase yields MKPEPLTEKALLLGRNLIIADLHLGYEIAMAREGFYLPRVFHEIVGDLKGLIERERPKRLIINGDLKHSFIPEWRERAELRAFFEEIGPLVDEVVLVRGNHDVGTLWLRELGVEVVDELELGRWKLVHGHKVVEGERFIIGHEHPAIRLRDEVGAIVKVPAFLLGERLLVLPAFSPWAYGNDVLREIVSPFLRFYPEDFRVLVPVGDELLDFGRLSWLREALSQL; encoded by the coding sequence ATGAAACCAGAGCCCCTTACGGAGAAGGCCCTGCTCCTTGGGAGGAACCTCATCATAGCTGACCTGCACCTCGGCTACGAGATAGCGATGGCCAGGGAGGGGTTCTACCTCCCCAGGGTTTTCCACGAAATTGTAGGGGATTTAAAAGGCCTGATAGAGCGCGAAAGGCCGAAGAGGCTAATCATAAACGGTGACCTGAAGCACTCCTTCATCCCGGAGTGGCGTGAGAGGGCGGAGCTCAGGGCGTTTTTCGAGGAGATAGGGCCGCTCGTTGATGAGGTCGTTCTCGTCAGGGGAAACCACGACGTTGGGACGCTCTGGCTGAGGGAGCTCGGCGTTGAGGTCGTTGATGAACTTGAACTCGGAAGGTGGAAGCTCGTTCACGGTCACAAGGTCGTTGAAGGCGAGCGCTTCATAATCGGCCACGAGCACCCGGCGATAAGGCTCAGGGATGAGGTTGGGGCCATCGTTAAGGTTCCGGCCTTTCTCCTCGGTGAGAGACTCCTCGTCCTGCCCGCGTTCAGTCCCTGGGCCTACGGCAACGACGTTCTCAGGGAGATTGTATCCCCGTTCCTCCGGTTTTACCCCGAGGACTTTCGCGTTCTGGTCCCCGTTGGGGACGAACTCCTCGACTTCGGCAGACTGTCTTGGCTTCGGGAGGCCCTCTCGCAGCTGTGA
- a CDS encoding PrsW family intramembrane metalloprotease, protein MNVLTALLFFAYAPALAILWYFYHKDKYEPEPKRYVIATFLLGATLSVGIAYVLESILTIGGMIKPLLPTTAFYVALVAGFVEEPAKALAVRFPYKAGQMDGIMDGLVYGVAAGLGFAATENFLYGLGWGVAVTLTRAFLTPFAHGTWTAIIGVGYGLKAEGKVYSLAPFYALAIFLHFTWDYFAFLSATVPAYNIMLILLLLVNLSILRYFLILGEEEDRQRFWYYLTRRGWR, encoded by the coding sequence ATGAACGTGCTGACGGCGCTCTTGTTCTTTGCCTACGCTCCGGCACTCGCGATACTGTGGTACTTCTATCACAAGGATAAGTACGAGCCAGAACCGAAGCGCTACGTCATAGCTACGTTCCTTTTAGGTGCAACGCTCTCAGTGGGCATAGCGTACGTTCTCGAGAGCATCCTTACAATAGGCGGCATGATTAAGCCCCTTCTACCAACGACGGCCTTCTACGTTGCCCTCGTTGCAGGTTTCGTCGAGGAGCCGGCCAAGGCCCTCGCGGTCAGGTTCCCCTACAAGGCCGGTCAGATGGACGGCATAATGGACGGCCTCGTCTACGGAGTCGCCGCCGGTCTCGGCTTTGCCGCCACAGAGAACTTCCTCTACGGCCTCGGCTGGGGCGTCGCGGTAACGCTGACGAGGGCTTTCCTGACGCCCTTCGCTCACGGCACCTGGACGGCCATAATCGGCGTTGGCTACGGTCTGAAGGCTGAGGGCAAAGTTTACTCCCTCGCCCCATTCTACGCCCTCGCGATATTCCTCCACTTTACATGGGACTACTTTGCCTTCCTGAGCGCGACCGTCCCCGCTTACAACATAATGCTGATACTACTTCTCCTCGTAAACCTCTCCATCCTTCGCTACTTCCTCATCCTGGGGGAGGAAGAGGACAGGCAAAGGTTCTGGTACTACCTCACCAGGAGGGGATGGCGGTGA
- a CDS encoding DUF1667 domain-containing protein: MIYRFTCIVCPLGCSIEVEVEDGKVKEVRGCTCPRGEEWAIQEVTNPKRVVMSVVPVEGGALPTVSVKTAEPVPKEKIPELMKFLAKLRLKAPVKVGETVAEWEGIKIVATRGA; encoded by the coding sequence ATGATATACCGCTTCACATGCATTGTCTGCCCCCTTGGATGTTCAATCGAGGTTGAGGTGGAGGACGGAAAGGTCAAAGAGGTCAGGGGATGCACCTGCCCGCGCGGTGAGGAGTGGGCTATTCAGGAGGTCACGAACCCAAAGAGGGTCGTGATGAGCGTCGTGCCCGTTGAAGGGGGAGCCCTGCCCACGGTGAGCGTCAAGACGGCCGAGCCGGTGCCGAAGGAGAAGATACCGGAGCTCATGAAGTTTCTGGCGAAGCTCAGGCTCAAAGCACCGGTGAAGGTCGGAGAAACGGTTGCGGAGTGGGAAGGAATAAAAATAGTGGCGACGAGGGGGGCTTAG
- a CDS encoding NAD(P)/FAD-dependent oxidoreductase — protein sequence MFPRIPMLSYDVVVVGGGPAGMAAAIRAKELGLKVLLLDENDYLGGILPQCIHPGFGLHYYREELTGPEFAARLAKRLVELGVEYRTAARVLEIKNYSDLEKVVIFTSPSGAYQAWAKAVIYAAGARERHAFEIGIVGDRVSGIYTAGEAQTLMDIYGIMPGKEIVIVGSGDVGLIMARRFALEGAKVKAVVELMPYPGGLARNVMILRDFDIPLYLSHKVVEVRGKGRVERVKVVRVDENLNEIPGSEFWIEADTLIISAGLVPSVKKLKAIGVEIDPATGGPVVNDRLETSVPGIFVAGNSLLINDLVDYVAEQGELAAEGAKEFIENGGIESRKWVKVEKGENVRLLVPHYLSGERDVYLYLRVSKPMEDVELRIPEISKRMKLPVVKPAEMLRIKLKAGEIRKAEKLTVEVVKA from the coding sequence ATGTTCCCGAGGATTCCGATGCTGAGCTACGACGTCGTTGTGGTCGGTGGCGGTCCTGCGGGAATGGCGGCCGCTATTAGGGCCAAAGAACTCGGACTGAAGGTTTTGCTCCTCGACGAGAACGACTACCTCGGAGGTATTTTGCCCCAGTGCATTCACCCCGGCTTCGGCCTGCACTATTACAGAGAAGAGCTGACCGGGCCCGAGTTTGCGGCAAGGCTTGCGAAGAGGCTGGTCGAGCTTGGGGTGGAGTACAGAACGGCCGCGAGGGTTCTTGAGATTAAAAACTACTCCGACCTCGAGAAGGTCGTAATCTTCACCTCGCCGAGCGGGGCTTATCAGGCATGGGCAAAGGCGGTAATCTACGCCGCGGGAGCGAGGGAGAGGCACGCCTTCGAGATTGGAATCGTCGGCGACAGGGTTTCTGGAATCTACACGGCAGGAGAGGCCCAAACGCTGATGGACATCTACGGGATAATGCCCGGTAAGGAGATAGTCATCGTGGGTTCCGGCGACGTTGGCTTGATAATGGCGCGTCGCTTTGCCCTTGAAGGCGCGAAGGTCAAGGCAGTCGTCGAGCTGATGCCCTATCCCGGGGGACTGGCGAGAAACGTGATGATTCTCAGGGACTTTGACATACCCCTCTACCTCAGTCACAAAGTCGTGGAAGTCCGCGGAAAGGGTCGCGTCGAGCGGGTAAAGGTCGTCAGGGTCGACGAAAACCTCAACGAAATCCCTGGAAGCGAGTTCTGGATTGAGGCGGATACGTTGATAATATCGGCCGGCCTCGTTCCGAGCGTTAAAAAATTGAAGGCCATAGGCGTTGAGATTGACCCGGCGACGGGCGGACCAGTCGTGAACGACAGGCTGGAAACCAGTGTCCCGGGAATATTCGTTGCCGGGAACTCGCTTCTGATAAACGACCTCGTTGACTACGTCGCGGAGCAGGGTGAGTTAGCCGCGGAAGGGGCTAAGGAGTTCATCGAGAACGGGGGAATCGAGAGCAGGAAGTGGGTTAAGGTGGAGAAGGGCGAAAACGTCCGTCTGCTGGTCCCGCACTACCTCAGCGGCGAGCGGGACGTCTACCTATACCTGCGCGTGTCTAAGCCGATGGAGGACGTTGAGCTCAGAATTCCGGAGATAAGTAAGAGAATGAAGCTCCCGGTGGTCAAGCCTGCCGAGATGCTGAGGATAAAACTGAAGGCAGGGGAAATCAGGAAGGCCGAGAAGCTCACCGTGGAGGTGGTGAAGGCATGA
- a CDS encoding NAD(P)/FAD-dependent oxidoreductase, translating to MKTKVAIIGAGISGASIARVLSRYENLEVHLIEKAPDVGWGVSKANTALIHGGYDDDPEKYPTRARLCIRGNRLWHQWVKELEIPHVWNGALIVATKEEDFDELERLLERGRKNGVPEMRLVDKEELFHLEPNLTREAIGALWVPIVGQIGPIPAVIAITENAVANGVKTHLETEVTGIKVENGEVKGVETKDGFIEADIVINAAGLYADKIARMAGIDYFEIHPRKGEYWIFDDDVPGPKRVLFPTPTPISKGIVVTTEISGHLMIGPNAQDLPPEEKENLATTREGLEQVWEGAKKLWPQLPPRSKVIRTFAGLRPEPTGGDFIIKAEEEVWGFINVAGIRSPGLTSAPAIAYEVAGIIERDLGIELKEKEKWNPYRKEISHFFMMTPEQVNEAVKKNPAYGKIVCRCNSVSEGDILEAIERMKFIGVKTPSVDSVKFRTKATTGTCQGSFCRPKILQLLAKEYGIEPWKVTLKGKGSEIGIGDVKVLLRGDA from the coding sequence ATGAAGACGAAGGTGGCCATAATAGGGGCAGGAATTAGCGGGGCGAGCATAGCGAGGGTTCTCAGCAGGTACGAGAACCTCGAAGTCCACCTGATAGAAAAAGCTCCTGATGTTGGCTGGGGGGTGAGCAAGGCCAACACGGCTCTGATTCACGGTGGCTACGACGACGACCCCGAGAAGTACCCAACGAGGGCCAGGCTGTGCATAAGGGGAAACCGCCTCTGGCACCAGTGGGTCAAGGAGCTTGAGATTCCGCACGTCTGGAACGGGGCATTGATAGTCGCAACGAAGGAGGAGGACTTTGACGAGCTCGAGAGACTCTTGGAGCGCGGAAGGAAGAACGGCGTTCCCGAGATGAGGCTCGTTGATAAGGAAGAGCTCTTCCACCTTGAGCCCAACCTCACGAGGGAAGCGATTGGAGCGCTGTGGGTTCCAATAGTGGGCCAGATTGGACCGATTCCGGCCGTTATCGCGATAACCGAGAACGCCGTTGCGAACGGTGTGAAGACGCACCTCGAGACGGAAGTTACGGGGATAAAGGTCGAGAACGGTGAGGTTAAGGGTGTTGAGACAAAGGACGGCTTCATCGAGGCGGACATCGTTATCAATGCAGCGGGTCTTTACGCGGACAAAATAGCGAGAATGGCAGGCATAGACTACTTCGAAATCCACCCGAGGAAAGGTGAGTACTGGATTTTTGACGACGACGTTCCCGGGCCGAAGCGCGTCCTCTTCCCGACGCCGACGCCGATAAGCAAGGGAATAGTTGTAACCACCGAGATTTCCGGCCATCTGATGATAGGGCCGAACGCCCAGGATTTACCGCCAGAGGAGAAAGAAAACCTCGCCACCACGAGGGAGGGCCTTGAGCAGGTCTGGGAAGGGGCCAAGAAGCTATGGCCACAACTGCCTCCAAGGAGCAAGGTAATCAGAACCTTCGCCGGTCTAAGGCCCGAGCCGACGGGAGGAGACTTCATAATCAAGGCAGAAGAAGAAGTCTGGGGCTTCATCAACGTCGCTGGAATACGCTCACCCGGCCTGACGAGCGCCCCCGCGATAGCCTACGAGGTAGCGGGTATAATCGAGCGCGACCTTGGAATCGAGCTGAAGGAAAAGGAGAAGTGGAACCCCTACAGGAAGGAAATCAGCCACTTCTTCATGATGACGCCCGAGCAGGTGAACGAAGCCGTGAAGAAGAACCCCGCCTACGGAAAGATAGTGTGCCGCTGCAACTCCGTCAGCGAGGGCGACATCCTTGAGGCCATAGAGAGGATGAAGTTCATAGGTGTTAAAACGCCGAGCGTTGATTCCGTCAAGTTCAGAACCAAAGCCACAACCGGAACCTGCCAGGGAAGCTTCTGCAGGCCGAAGATCCTCCAGCTTCTTGCTAAGGAATACGGAATAGAGCCCTGGAAGGTCACGCTGAAGGGTAAGGGAAGCGAGATTGGAATAGGAGACGTCAAGGTTCTCCTCAGGGGGGATGCCTGA
- a CDS encoding type II toxin-antitoxin system VapC family toxin: protein MSTFSTGERVFLDTSFILNFLFGDERAVVALEKMIDEGTRFYINPTVIGEVWFQLMANEYVKKHGKYSTYGIREKVGEIKEAINVADEFFSALPELEVVEITERTVEIARRLIEEHNLLPNDAMILASCIQYGIKRIATFDSDFKKVPNIETLP, encoded by the coding sequence ATGAGTACGTTCTCCACAGGGGAAAGGGTCTTCCTTGATACCTCTTTCATCTTGAATTTCCTTTTCGGAGACGAGAGGGCTGTGGTCGCGCTTGAAAAAATGATTGACGAAGGAACGAGGTTCTACATCAACCCAACAGTCATCGGTGAGGTCTGGTTTCAGCTCATGGCTAACGAGTACGTAAAAAAGCATGGAAAGTACTCAACCTACGGCATAAGAGAAAAAGTTGGAGAAATTAAAGAGGCCATCAACGTGGCCGATGAGTTCTTTAGTGCACTTCCAGAGCTTGAAGTGGTTGAGATAACGGAAAGAACCGTGGAAATTGCACGGAGATTAATTGAGGAACACAACCTGCTTCCCAACGACGCTATGATTCTCGCCTCATGTATTCAGTACGGGATTAAGAGGATTGCCACCTTCGACTCTGATTTTAAGAAGGTCCCAAACATTGAGACCCTGCCATGA
- a CDS encoding antitoxin family protein, translating to METVEAVYENGVLKPLKRVNLKEGEKVTVVIKRDVLKLAGSVKRAVSVEELEEAYHEYVLHRGKGLP from the coding sequence ATGGAGACAGTCGAGGCCGTCTACGAGAACGGTGTTCTAAAACCCCTAAAACGGGTGAATCTCAAGGAAGGTGAGAAAGTAACCGTTGTCATAAAGCGGGACGTCCTGAAGCTTGCAGGAAGTGTTAAGAGAGCCGTTAGCGTTGAGGAGCTGGAGGAGGCTTATCATGAGTACGTTCTCCACAGGGGAAAGGGTCTTCCTTGA
- the glpK gene encoding glycerol kinase GlpK: MERFVLSLDEGTTSARAIIFDRESNIIGLGQYEFPQHYPKPGWVEHNPEEIWDAQFRAIKTALERAKVEPNQIAAIGVTNQRETTIVFDRDGKPLYNAIVWQCRRTAEMVEEIKREYGDMIKQKTGLVPDAYFSASKLKWLLDNVPGLREKAEKGEVLFGTVDTFLIYRLTGEHVTDYSNASRTMLFNIKRLDWDDELLEIFGIPEEVLPEVKESSEVYGYTKKELLGAEIPVSGDAGDQQAALFGQAGFETGMVKATYGTGSFILANTGKTVRYSNNLLTTIAWGLNGKVSYALEGSIFITGAAVQWLRDGIKIIKHASETEELARKLESNEGVYFVPAFVGLGAPYWDQFARGLIIGITRGTGREHLARATLEAIAYLTRDVIEEMEKLVGIKELRVDGGATANDFLMQFQADILNRRVVRPVVKETTALGAAYLAGLAVDYWESLEEIESLWRAERVFEPEMDEETRRKLYHGWKEAVKRAMGWAKVVGV; this comes from the coding sequence ATGGAGAGGTTCGTACTATCGCTCGACGAGGGAACTACCTCAGCCAGGGCGATAATCTTCGACAGGGAGAGCAACATCATAGGTCTCGGCCAGTACGAGTTCCCCCAGCACTATCCCAAGCCCGGCTGGGTGGAGCACAATCCGGAGGAAATCTGGGACGCACAGTTCAGGGCCATCAAAACCGCCCTTGAGAGGGCGAAGGTGGAGCCGAACCAGATAGCGGCGATAGGCGTTACGAATCAGAGAGAAACTACGATAGTCTTTGACCGTGACGGAAAACCTCTCTACAACGCGATAGTCTGGCAGTGCAGGAGAACGGCCGAGATGGTGGAGGAGATAAAGCGCGAATACGGGGATATGATAAAGCAGAAGACCGGCCTCGTCCCCGATGCCTACTTCTCCGCGAGCAAGCTCAAATGGCTCCTCGACAACGTCCCCGGGCTGAGGGAGAAGGCGGAGAAAGGCGAAGTCCTCTTCGGAACCGTCGATACGTTCCTAATCTACCGCCTCACCGGAGAGCACGTGACCGATTACTCCAACGCCTCAAGGACGATGCTCTTCAACATAAAGAGGCTCGACTGGGACGACGAGTTGCTCGAAATCTTCGGGATTCCGGAGGAGGTCCTTCCGGAGGTGAAGGAGTCGAGCGAGGTCTACGGTTACACAAAGAAGGAACTCCTTGGGGCAGAGATTCCGGTGAGCGGTGACGCCGGTGACCAGCAGGCGGCGCTGTTCGGGCAGGCAGGGTTCGAGACGGGAATGGTGAAGGCCACTTACGGAACGGGAAGCTTTATCCTCGCCAACACCGGAAAGACCGTCCGCTACTCAAACAACCTGCTCACGACGATAGCCTGGGGACTCAACGGAAAGGTCAGCTACGCCCTTGAGGGGAGCATCTTCATAACGGGAGCAGCGGTTCAGTGGCTCCGCGACGGAATAAAGATTATCAAACACGCCTCCGAAACCGAGGAACTCGCGAGGAAGCTCGAGAGCAACGAAGGAGTCTACTTCGTCCCGGCCTTCGTCGGCCTTGGAGCACCGTACTGGGACCAGTTCGCGAGGGGGCTGATAATCGGCATAACGCGCGGAACCGGCAGGGAGCACCTCGCGAGGGCAACTCTGGAGGCGATAGCGTACCTTACGCGCGACGTCATAGAGGAGATGGAGAAGCTCGTCGGGATAAAGGAGCTTCGCGTTGACGGCGGGGCAACGGCGAACGACTTCCTGATGCAGTTCCAGGCGGACATACTGAACAGGCGCGTCGTCAGGCCCGTCGTCAAGGAAACCACCGCGCTCGGCGCGGCGTATCTGGCCGGACTGGCCGTCGATTACTGGGAGAGCCTTGAGGAGATAGAGAGCCTCTGGAGAGCGGAGAGGGTGTTCGAGCCGGAGATGGACGAGGAAACGAGGAGAAAGCTCTACCACGGCTGGAAGGAGGCAGTGAAGAGGGCCATGGGCTGGGCGAAGGTCGTTGGGGTCTGA